The genomic interval CAGAGCACCTGGATACCGTCAGTCTACCTTGTTGCTTTCCATTTGGCAGGACCATACAAAGTGTTTCACCTGAACTTTGACTGCTGGTTGGATAAACATTTATACATGATGGTTACTGTGATCTTACAgtttaatgtttgtaatgtaGCAGCTCCACTTCTTACCTGGCTTAAGGTCTACATTATACCTCAACCGTCAGATAACAGAGCTTCACAGAAAACTGGAATGGCACACTTATTCTGTGTTCTGTATGATGTTGGTTTATATGGCATATTGTAATATAACACAAACTTCCCTTCACATTCTTAATTCTGATGTAAAATTAGtaggatgatgatggtgatgacttGATGTCATTTTTGCTGTCACCATTATTTCAATTGTTAAAATATAATTCagactttattgtttttccacTCATTATGTTCGTCTCCTAATCACCACATAAAGAAATTTGTGGAAcagtgctctgctgctgaaagtaAAGAGAGCAGTCAACCAGAACTGTGAGTGAATTGTGGGAAGGTTTCAGTCAAGGACAAACTGTAGAAGTGAGTGTAGTTAGTTAATACCTCCAGTGAAATCAAAAAGGTCCGCCTTTAAAATTAAGCTCTGTAATTAAATAGGGCTGTGCCAATAGATGAGGACTCACTTGGTTAAAATCTTATGTATCTGCTCTTCTTCCAAAgggtcacaaaacaaaatacaaagctAAACAGTAGCAATACAGGGACATTATAGTGTGTAGtgtatgttttacttttgtagTATCATCTACTGTTTGTCTGAACGTTTTGTGGTTCCTCAAACTTTTTTCATAAGTTTTCAGTAAAACCTAATTGCAAATCagatatatttcaaattttctaGGGAAATCTGATTAAGAGTGCAAAACAGGATGCTGACAACATCCACATAGGAAACTGCTCTACTATATTCTAACCTCAGATACTTTGTGCTTGCAGGGTTGGACCTACAGATGCTGCATAGTTTATACACATCTAGCTTCAGCGCAGAGTAGGCTGCTCTTTTATCAAACTGCTCCTCAACCTTCGATTACTGACAGACGCTAGTGTGACTTTCTTGTAAGGTGGTGCAGGCTGAAGAGAGGGGGCAGTAAAAGATGGAGTAATGTCCAGATGCTGAACACAGGTGTGAACACAATGCAACAAAGAGTATGATGTATTTGAAGTATAATATAAtagtgaaatgtgtcaacatATGCATGATGCAGCTCATCTATCaatgaagacacaaacaaacattttttatcgACAGTGCCCAAAGAGTTCAAGTGCACGTGGATACAAGAGATTTATTAGACTTCAGGGTGGAAaggagttatttttttctgtgcgtgCTGCTTGTGGCTCCGCCTCAGCTTGGGCAGTGAAATATTTCTACCCACAGAGCAGTTTATATTAACCTGTCAGCATTTGATCAGGGAAACTTCTGCTGCAGATTCGTCCTCGACCAACTGGAGAGCTTTGAGAAAGGTACGTTACCTTTGCTAGTTCATGCAAGATTAATCCAGCAAGGTTGGTAAAAGGAAATATGTGGACAAAATCATCAGATTTTGGCTGCAGAGACCTAGACCAACATCTTACATTGGATTTTAATTGTAATGCAATTGATTTAAAGTCATTAAATAAGCTATACTTCTTTATTTCAGAGAACTGGCTGTTTCTCTGGGTCAATAACgatctttaaaaagaatttgCAGTAAAGGTACTGTCAGTATAATGATTTTGCTAAAACCTTTCATCATCAaacttttttgccatttaatgCGTGTGTCTAACTGTTGGGAAATAGTGTCATTACTCAGCAACACCCGGTTAGCAGCATGAtacaatattataataacaggaaaataaatcagaaagaaaactgacagtaaacaggGTTCAGGGTCAGGGAAAGCAGACAGAGCAGGCAGAGAACGTTCATTAAGAATGGTCTAAAAGTTACAGAGGAGCATAAGTACTTTGATTTTTCGGTGTATTTCAGTTCTAGTTCGTGGCTCCTGGAGCATCAACCATTCACTGGAGTGGGTTAAATATGGGTTGAAGTGCCGGAGCAGCAAATATGAGATATAAGATGGCTATTAACCAAcatgggctttgtagataaatAAGACCCCTTTGGTTATTACGTCTCTCAGAGAGGGAGGGCTGGCTGACATGTATATGGGTTAactagaaaatggaaaaaagtttcATATTGATTAATGTTATTGCCATTTCAGGTCTCAAGACAACGATGGAAATGACCACTACCCCTTTCTATCACAACGATACAAGAAATGTATCAGGAATAAATGACTGTGACGCATATGCTGAGCTGAAAAAGTCTCTCCACATCATGTCTCTCATTGTTTACTGCCTGGCCTTCGTTCTCGGTGTGTTCGGCAATGGAGTGGTTATCTGGGTGACCGGgttgaagatgaagaaaacagttAACACAGTTTGGTTCCTCAACCTTGCTGTGGCCGACTTCCTCTTCACAGCATTCCTGCCCCTGGGTGTGACCTACCTGGCTTTGGATTTCCACTGGCCTTTCGGCAACTTCATGTGCAAACTGAACAGCACTATAAGTCGTCTAAACATGTTTGCCAGTGTCTACATCCTGGTGGTGATCAGTGTggacagatgtgtgtctgtgctgtggcCCGTCTGGGCCCGGAACCACCGAAGTGTACGCAAGGCATCCTGTGTGAGTCTGGGTGTTTGGGTACTGGCTCTGATTCTCAGCACTCCATACTTCGTCTTCAGGGACACTACACCATCATATAAAGACCCAATCTTCTGCTTCACAAACTATGCTCTTTCAGATGATCGTAAGACACCTTCTGTGATTCAGCTGCGAATGTTTCGTCAACAGGTCATGACCATCACCCGCTTCTTCCTGGCATTTGTTATCCCCTTCACCGTCATTGTGTCCTCCTATGCTTTGATAATCCATCGTCTCATAAGGAACCGCACCCTGGCCAGCCAGTCAAGTCGCCCCTTTAAGATCATTGCTGCCGTTATCACCACATTTTTCCTGTGCTGGGCTCCCTTTCACATCATTGATCTAATTGAGATGGTAAAGCACACGGCAAATCATTCAAGTGGAACATTGTGCCATGTCATTGTTATCGGTGTCCCTATTACCACCAGCCTGGCCTTTCTCAACAGTTGCCTGAACCCGCTGCTGTATGTGTTCATGGGCCAAGATTTCAAGGATAAAGTCCGCAAATCCATCCTGAATGTATTGGAAACAGCCTTCCAGGAAGAGGAGACACGCTCTCACACTGCCACAAACTCAGTGGACACCAGTCAGATCAATGACAAATCAACTCTTAATACTGAAGTATAGACTGTCTATGTCATGAAGAACCAAAAACTGGGACTGTACacagaaaatcattttgagtttattattaaattatattatatctCTGTCGTCACCATAACAGAGCTCAAAGGGTCAATGCCATCTCCTAGGAAAAATAATCCAGCAGTAATTTCAAAATACGTATTACATAACTTATGGTTGAATTTGTGTAACTCAAGcgcaaaattgttttttttcttctctcacagCAGATTTTGATGACCATGTCCTTGCCTGTATGTGACAACAGAGATAACACAGTAACGATACGAGTATAATTAGTTATAGGTCATAATTTTAGAATACCATGATAATTGACAGGCTGGAACATCACCtacaaaacacagtgacactttcacaataaacacaaaaacatgcctTTCTTGCTGTACAATATAATAGGCTGTATGGAGCAGATTTTACTGAATATAGAATATACAAGGCATTATTTCTaaaccactgcaaaaaatgGGCTTTTAACACATGAAATGGGGGGTTGATCTGCACCATTTTCAGATGTAGGTCTGTGTTGTAATTTTGCTCTTTTCGCTTATATAGTCATTTCACCACGTAAATCGCTGTAAAATGTCTATTTCTTATAATGCACAGAGCACCTGGATACCGTCAGTCTACCTTGTTGCTTTCCATTTGGCAGGACCATACAAAGTGTTTCACCTGAACTTTGACTGCTGGTTGGATAAACATTTATACATGATGGTTACTGTGATCTTACAgtttaatgtttgtaatgtaGCAGCTCCACTTCTTACCTGGCTTAAGGTCTACATTATACCTCAACCGTCAGATAACAGAGCTTCACAGAAAACTGGAATGGCACACTTATTCTGTGTTCTGTATGATGTTGGTTTATATGGCATATTGTAATATAACACAAACTTCCCTTCACATTCTTAATTCTGATGTAAAATTAGtaggatgatgatggtgatgacttGATGTCATTTTTGCTGTCACCATTATTTCAATTGTTAAAATATAATTCagactttattgtttttccacTCATTATGTTCGTCTCATAATCACCGTATAACTTCATAACACACTGTGCCTGTAATCTCCCTCTCTGGTATCAGGCACATACCCAACTCATCTGTTGTAACACCTGATAATAACATATCATAACTAACAACCGGTAAATGACAGAAATCAATCAGTAGCTTTTATGTTGTGTCCAATCATTCTGATGAGCTCAAGTGGGTAACATTGATgatgaatttgttcattttattagtGAAATAGTTTGGACCTTTAGCTTGTTTGGATCTGTCCTGATCCTTTCATTATCTAATTTTATTGGCATTTGGAAAGTATTTTGCAGTCCTCCaatattatgaatttttttgttgctctttcatATAATGTTAAAGCAAAGAAATTTGTGGAACAGTAATCTTCTGCTGAAAGTAAAGAGAGCAGTCAACCAGAACTGTGAGTGAATTGTGGGAAGGTTTCAGTCAAGGACAAACTGTAGAAGTGAGTGTAGTTAGTTAATACCTCCAGTGAAATCAAAAAGGTCCGCCTTTAAAAGTAAGCTCTGTAATTAAATAGGGCTGTGCTAATAGATGAGGACTCACTTGGTTAAAATCTTATGTCTCTGCTCTTCTTCCAAAgggtcacaaaacaaaatacaaagctAAACAGTAGCAATACAGGGACATTATAGTGTGTAGTGTATGTTTTACTCTTGTAGTATCATCTACTGTTTGTCTGAACGTTTTGTGGTTCCTCAAACTTTTTTCATAAGTTTTCAGTAACACCTAATTTCAAAACCagatatatttcaaattttctaGGGAAATCTGATTAAGAGTGCAAAACAGGATGCTGACAACATCCACATAGGAAACTGCTCTACTACAAATATATCATTTCATAAAAAGCTATATTCTGACCTCAGATATTTTGTGCTTGCAGGGTTGGACCTACAGATGCTGCATAGTTTATACACATCTAGCTTCAGCGCAGAGTAGGCTGCTCTTTTATCAAACTGCTCCTCAACCTTCGATTACTGACAGACGCTAGTGTGACTTTCTTGTAAGGTGGTGCAGGCTGAAGAGAGGGGGCAGTAAAAGATGGAGTAATGTCCAGATGCTGAACACAGGTGTGAACACAATGCAACAAAGAGTATGATGTATTTGAAGTATAACATAAtagtgaaatgtgtcaacatATGCATGATGCAGCTCATCTATCaatgaagacacaaacaaacattttttatcgACAGTGCCCAAAGAGTTCAAGTGCACGTGGATACAAGAGATTTATTAGACTTCAGGGTGGAAaggagttatttttttctgtgcgtgCTGCTTGTGGCTCCGCCTCAGCTTGGGCAGTGAAATATTTCTACCCACAGAGCAGTTTATATTAACCTGTCAGCATTTGATCAGGGAAACTTCTGCTGCAGATTCATCCTCGACCAACTGGAGAGCTTTGAGAGAGGTACGTTACCTTTGCTAGTTCATGCAAGATTAATCCAGCAAGGTTGGTAAAAGGAAATATGTGGACAAAATCATCAGATTTTGGCTGCAGAGACCTAGACCAAAATCTTACATTGGATTTTAATTGTAATGCAATTGATTTAAAGTCGTTAAATAAGCTATACTTCTTTATTTCAGAGAACTGGCTGTTTCTCTGGGTCAATAACgatctttaaaaagaatttgCAGTAAAGGTACTGTCAGTATAATAATTTTGCTAAAACCTTTCATCATCAAATTGTTTTGCCATTTAATGCGTGTGTCTAACTGTTGGGAAATAGTGTCATTACTCAGCAACACCCGGTTAGCAGCATGAtacaatattataataacaggaaaataaatcagacagaaaactgacagtaaacaggGTTCAGGGTCAGGGAAAGCAGACAGAGCAGGCAGAGAACGTTCATTAAGAATGGTCTAAAAGTTACAGAGGAGCATAAGTACTTTGATTTTTCGGTGTATTTCAGTTCTAGTTCGTGGCTCCTGGAGCATCAACCATTCACTGGAGTGGGTTAAATATGGGTTGAAGTGCCGGAGCAGCAAATATGAGATATAAGATGGCTATTAACCAACAATGAGCTTTGTAGATAAATAAGACCCTTTGATTATTACGTCTCTCAGAGAGGAGGGCTGGCTGACATGTATATGGGTTAactagaaaatggaaaaaagtttcATATTGATTAATGTTATTGCCATTTCAGGTCTCAAGACAACGATGGAAATGACCACTACCCCTTTCTATCACAACGATACAAGAAATGTATCAGGAATAAATGACTGTGACGCATATGCTGAGCTGAGACAGTCTCTCCACATCATGTCTCTCATTGTTTACTGCCTGGCCTTCGTTCTCGGTGTGTTCGGCAATGGAGTGGTTATCTGGGTGACCGGGttcaagatgaagaaaacagttAACACAGTTTGGTTCCTCAACCTTGCTGTGGCCGACTTCCTCTTCACAGCATTCCTGCCCCTGGGTGTGACCTACCTGGCTT from Xiphias gladius isolate SHS-SW01 ecotype Sanya breed wild unplaced genomic scaffold, ASM1685928v1 HiC_scaffold_1253, whole genome shotgun sequence carries:
- the LOC120787192 gene encoding chemokine-like receptor 1; the encoded protein is MEMTTTPFYHNDTRNVSGINDCDAYAELKKSLHIMSLIVYCLAFVLGVFGNGVVIWVTGLKMKKTVNTVWFLNLAVADFLFTAFLPLGVTYLALDFHWPFGNFMCKLNSTISRLNMFASVYILVVISVDRCVSVLWPVWARNHRSVRKASCVSLGVWVLALILSTPYFVFRDTTPSYKDPIFCFTNYALSDDRKTPSVIQLRMFRQQVMTITRFFLAFVIPFTVIVSSYALIIHRLIRNRTLASQSSRPFKIIAAVITTFFLCWAPFHIIDLIEMVKHTANHSSGTLCHVIVIGVPITTSLAFLNSCLNPLLYVFMGQDFKDKVRKSILNVLETAFQEEETRSHTATNSVDTSQINDKSTLNTEV